A region of the Panthera leo isolate Ple1 chromosome F2, P.leo_Ple1_pat1.1, whole genome shotgun sequence genome:
gttcaaatgtcacctccccagAGAAGGCATGATTACACtacttttaaaactaaagttctaggggcgcctgggtggctcagccggttaagcagctgacttcggctcaggtcacgatctcgaggtccgtgagttcgagccctgcgtcaggctctgtgctgaccgctcagagcctggagcctgtttcagattctgtgtctccctctctctctgaccctcccccattcatgctctgtctctctctgtctcgaaaataaataaacgttaaaaaaaaaattaaaactaaagttCCATCATTCGGCtgatagaatttaaaaagaaaaatataggcaAAGGATGAGTATGAAATGGAATTGaatttgtaaatgtaaaaatgataaatacGAGATGGCATATATGGAAAAGACAGCAGGGCAATTTCAAGGCAGACAGAATTTAAACTTCAGTTTGCTCACTTGTGATCTTGTACAGTTACCTAACATCTCGGGGTACATATGAAAAGCTTAAAGAGTTTtttaaggaggggcacctgggtggctccgtaggtgAAGCGGCCAACttctcagattctctgtctccctctctttctctctctcaaaggaaacaaacattaaaagagttTTTTAAGGAATCACAAGACTGCTAATAGCACATACTGAACACTAGGTAAATGGTTttagctaattttatttttaaaatattttttcatgtttatttattttgagagagagagagagaatgagtaagggagggggagagagagagggagagagagaatctcaagcagactccgcactatcagtgcagaacccaaagtggggcccaaacccatgaaccctgagatcaggacctgagccaaaaccaagagtcaggcacttaacagattgagccacccaggcgccccaaattttaaataacaaatgattGGTTGAAGCAGTCAGTGCTtcagaaattctaagaaaatagaaatgtcagGTGTTTTGGGATCTGGGAGGGCTACTTTGAGTAGGtagaatttaatttttgtctgaAAGTAAAGCTAGAACTTGGGCAGAGGGGATGGTGAGGTTTGTGAGTGGCATCCCAAGagacagggagcaggggagacaaAGACTAGAGATAGAATTTTGCAGTGTGTTTGGGGAAGAGGGAGTTAAACAAGAAGAGCTTGCCCAGAAAGACAGTGCAGCAGTATGTCAGGATGGGTGAACCTTCTGTTTTCTGTCATACAGCATCTTTTTAGCACTGGCATTTCCCTGAATTAAATTGTGTAGAAGAGTAAGTCTCTGATTGGAAGCAGATCCATCAGGCATagaggcagagaggtgggagTAGTAGGAGACAGGCTTTGGAAGGTCATTCCCTTCGACAGGAACTTGTGTGGTCTCTTAGAGGCTGACGCTGGGCCATGAGTTGGCCAACCTCAAAGAAGCAAGCTTGTAAACTTTTCAGAGGACGGACCACAACCCAGTTCCAGTGGTGGCACTCGGTGCTCCCACGGGAAAACCCAACCATTCTTGAGAGGAGCCCAGCTCTGAGTCAGGGTCCTCGGTTCCCAGTCAAATTCCTGCAACCAAGGACTATTCGGTGAAGAGACTACTAACAAAGGGCAGGCAGGGTTAAGGGGAACCAACAAAGGACaggagtggggaggcagagagctgTAGGAATCCTGAGAGGGACTGACAAACCTGGCCCAGCAGGTCGTGGGCCAGGTAAGTAAACCCCAGTGTCTCTTATCTGCCCTCTCCTGCAGGTGACTTTCCATTGGCCAACCTTAAGCCAGAGGGCAAGGGTGTCTATTGATGCAGTCCATATAGGTCAGCCTCCCAAGTGCAAAACAAGATGGAGAAGTACAGAGAGTAGATCTGGAATATCCAGCACAGCAAACAGTCTTACAGAATGACAAGCTCACAGAATGGGCTGATTACCAGCCTGCATTCCCCCTAGAGCATTCCCTTCAGTGGatcccctccctctctacctcctACCTTCACCCTCTGCACATGTAATTGATCATCCAGTCTTGCCAGTTGGACCTCCTagtatctctcaaaaatatgctCTGCTCATACCATATACCTAAATTCCTTAGAGATTAAAGATTTATGGTTGTACTTCTAACAGCTAAAAGCACTGGATGAAAACCTCACTAGATATTTATATAACCTTGGAGTAAAGGGAGGACTTCTCAAAGTATGACCTCAAAGGCAAAACCACAGAGGAGAAGACTGATAGATTGTACTACGTAAAAATTGGAAACTTCCATTTGACAAAAACCACCATGAACAAAGTTGAAACAGCATCAAAAATAACCCAAACAAAATTCaaacaatgaaataagaaaacatcatCTCAACAAACTTAAGTAAAAGGAGTActgtataaatacataaaggtCTCACACAAATAGATAAGAACTGACccaaattggggggtggggggggggaacaaagaagaaaactaaacaaataaggaaaaagctataaaaattaaaatagaggcataggcaaaggacatgaacaaGATTGATTAAGGAGGAAAAACAACTTGATAACAGcatatggaaaaatgtttaaCTACTCAAtccaagaaatgcaaatttaaacaagAAACTCTCCAACCAAGTTCACAAAGATTGTTCTTAAGGGGAGCATTCAGTGCGAGCAGGGGTGCTAATGGATTGCTTAGAGAAGTATAAATCATTACAAAGTTTCAAAAAGCAAATTGGCAGTTCAATACtgagaaactttaaaattcatcCCTCTTGACCCAACTTGAAAATTCTGGGAATTTTCACTTCTCagaattttttcaaatactttcctGCTCACAAAGTCCAAGCATGTCGATAGGGAATTACCTTCCAAATTTCATCTCACCTCTTCCAGCTGACATTTGCCACTTCATTAATGCAAAACTGCCTGTTCTTCCCTAGACATACACCTTGCACTTCAGTGTCTCTGAGCACgtcctttttatttccctctgcttggaaagTCTCCACCACCTTCTTGGCCTGCCTGGCTGTGCTTACTCTTCTGGAACCAGCTAAGCTGTCAGAGGGTCTTCCCTGATTCCCCTCCTGGTTGAGTAAGTTTCCCCTCTTCCATGTTTCCATAATAcctgatacatatatttttgctGATCATTTACACATTTACAtatctatttacatatttatacatctATTTACATATCAGTCTCCACcattttggtttctctctttgtatCCCTATACTGATGGTTTTCAACTGGGGGCACTTCTATCTCCCAGGGGATATTTGGCAagttctggagacatttttggtagCCACaactggggggggtgggggaacagggaTGCTACTAAACGTCCTAAAATGTATAGGAAAGCCCACACAGCAAGGAACTATTAaatcccaaatgtcaatagtactaATTTTGAGAAACCTGTCCTATCCCTAGCTCCCACCTAGTATAAAGCACATAAAAagcacacactaaaaaaaaaattttaggggcacctgggtggctcagtaggttgggcatctgactttggctcaggtcatgatctcgcagttcgtgggttcaagccccatgtcaggctctgtgctgacagctcagagcctggagcctgcttcagattctgtgtctccttctctctctgcccttcccctgctcgtgctctgtctctctctcaaaaatgaataaacattaaaaaaaaatttaactatataATGAACAATAGTAAAATGACTTTTCAAGcccaatttctttatctatacaGTAGATGTAATAATATCTATGTCAAAGGGTTGCAGAGAGGATTTAAAGAGACAAGTATGAACAATGCCTGGTACAAAGCTGATGCTCTGTCAAGAGTACTTTTTCTTAACTATAACGTGCATAAGTTAAATCACAGACCCAGATTGTTTTGGTGCCGAAATGAGTCTTAAAGACTTTGCAGTCAAGCCCCTTCATTTTATAGCTGGGAAGCCCCAATCTATATAGGCTAATGACTTGCCTAAATTGTTGGCATCAGATCTGAGTTTCCAGTTTAGTGGCAAACcacattttaaatgcatacataaGAAAGGAATTATAAACTGACTCTTCTGTAAACCAAAGAAATTACCTTTCTTGGTGGGGGGTGGcttgtaaatataattttcatatgtatgtataaaattttctttaaaatagctaGAATATTAACAGAGCAATGACTCAATTGAATAGTGTTACCAGAAGTTTCACAgggatttattttgaaattacatttttgGCATTTATGCAAAAATAgtcaaatgtattaaaatacaaagtaaaacaaataatacattCTTTTGACTGTAGGAGAGATATAGTCAGAATCCAGAATAACAATTTAAATAGTTTGTCATAATACATAAGCCCCTCAAATATTAACAGACTTTCTGGAATCTATGCTAAAAATTAACTGCCTTGTAACGATTCCATTCTTCTTCCCTGCTCAATTGCTAACACATACAATGacatttcttaacaaaatataatTCGGAGGCACCATCCAATCTGAGATCTCAGATTCTAACATGTTATGACTTTTAATATGAACAGTATAACCAGAATTTAAACAAATTATggcaaataaattaaaacattcatattttaacATCTATAGACTTTATTAGGTGTTCCTTATACAGTCATCTGGTATGTTTAAAGAGTGAGCAatcatataaaaggaaatatggtCATAACTGATTGAAGTAATAAAATCCTGAAACTAAATAACATCTCATAATTCATTGCACAGCATATATTAGATTTCATTACATCAGTATATAGCTTAGTTGTAAATTCTCCTGATGGTCATAAACCTCTAAGGTGTTGTCATCCTGAAAAATGAAGGGGAGGGAGTTGGGGCACAGAATGGATAAATCTTCAATTGCACTGGTGTGGTGGACCTTGAAGTTGTAAAGTTGTAGTGTATCGCCACCTAGTGGCAGAATTTAGTACCTATTCCAACAAGGGACCCTTTCCCTGTATTTTCTAGAGTTCTGTGTTTCATTCACCCTTCAACTGTGTTCATCTCTGATACCGGTAGTTCCTAAAATTCCTGTCACTCATTCAGTGTAAACTCAATTCCCTTCATCCATCAGGTTGTCACGGCTTTGCTTAGTACAGTTTTTATGTTCACCTAACTTAAAAATTCCAAGTACTTTGGGTATTTTCAACGCCACACACAGGATGTCTATATTAACAAAACCCCATCATGTTTGTGAATATAGAAGGATTATTATGGCTATAGGAACTTTGGGCTTTggcccagtttttatttttattaatgaatctTTTAGAAAGTCAGAATTAGTGCAGAATTAATGCCTTAAAAGGGAGCCCCTAAAGTAAATAAGAAATCATTATCAAAATCTACACTTGGGACTTTATTAAGATtctagagttttaaaatatgcaatggTGCTGCCTGTGAACATTCCTTCACTAACATGTTGGTtctggaacgcctgggtggctcagttggttaagtgtgggactctttgatttcggcctaggtcatgatctcatggctcttgagatggagccccatctcaggctctgccctgacagtgcagagcctgcttgggattctctctccttctctctctgcctctcctcttccctgtgcgtgtgcccccttctctctcccaaaataaataaataaacataaaaaaaaatacaacgagaaaaaaaaacatgttggtACCATTCACAGAGCATCACATAGATGTTCAGGCCATGAGAACGCCATTTGGGAACGTTACCAAACATTGCTGTGCAGTTTGGGATTCGAATCAGAGTCCGTATTTGGGGACCTGAGGCCCCACCATTCCTTACTCTGCTTCCTACACCTCAGCAACATGAAGGTTGACTGATGTACTACAACAGTGAACATAAGCCAGGTGTTGGATGGAATTGcaaagaacagaaagataaagTAAACCACTTCAGAGTAAGGAATCTTTCTTCAAGGTCTAGGAAATTATACATTCAAAACTTAAATCAACCTCAAACTTTGAACGATAAAAGATACCAAACATTTTACGCTGTACAACATAAACTAGCAGGATGTggaattttgaaagtttttaaaaaaaacaaactcaactcAAAAGGCAAAACAAGGAGACGGCAAAGTCTTGGCTGGGCTGCATCCCAGTGAAGCTGTCATACAGGACCAATTCCATCTGTCCGCATCTCGGCTAATGGGTACCTTCATTCAAGGTCAGACAGCCAAAGGAGGCAGATGGACCAGAAATGAGAGTGCCACAGGGGAGATTGAGGAGACGTGCCCAGGACCTGGACCTCAAGTCAGCTAACCAGACTTGATGGCTGAGTGCATCTCCCCAGAATATTTATTCTTGCTATTCACCTAAAGGAGCACAGAAACTAAGCCTCCTAGTGCTAGCCATGTGCCAGGAACTAGTCTAAGTGCTTGACATGTAAGCAAGTCAGGTAATTTTCACAATATCCTTGTAAAGTAGGTTCCATCATTAGCCTCATTGtagagttgaggaaactgaggcacagggaggttaaatCATATTCCTGAAGTTACACAATGAGTCATGGACTCATCTCTGGGCAGTCTAACCCACAATCATCTCTGAATCACTCTATTCTGTCTATAGGATGATAAGCCTCTGTATTTCAGATACGCCCATGCTGATTTTTCAAACACTACAGCTTTTGGTAACAAAAAGGCCCTCTCTTCAAATGAAAGGATTTCATTGACCAGTTAACAGAATTCTCACCCCTTCAACTATTCTTTCAATGGCCAAATACTCCTTCTACTTTCTTATTCCTCATAACAAGCAGAACAatactaataattataattaacagTAAAAACTTTGATATAGCGTTCATGGTTTTCTAAGAACTTTTGCATACCTTTTCTATTTAGAAGAATCAGGTAATTGACATAGGAAAGCCTTACAGTTTGGCTATAGAAAGACCTCTCACAAAGTCACAGATCACCCTACTGTCATGCCTCATTTTCTACCTTGAGCAGGTGGATGACCCAGCTGTTTGTTAACACCTTAACCTTGGCCAATTGTTTGCCCCCATCTTTCAGGGGAGCCTTTAGGCTTGCTttaaatatcaacagcatttacAAACATAGTTCCTAAGCTTAGTACCTCAGCCTCCCTCCACTCCATCCTTCTCCCCACATACCATTGTAGGGGTCCAGTTTGAGGTGCTTCAGCTCTGTTCTCCTTGCAAAGGTACACATTGGCTGCCTAGTTGAATAATTATATATAGACTCCTGCAAAAGTGATCTTTAACTTAAAGGAGCCTCTGGAGAGTCCTAGTCAAGGAAAATccaaatggttttaaaaacagGGGTTCAGGACAGTCTGTTTTCTTAGTCTTTTTCTGTGAACCAGGACTATGTTGAAACCTCCTCCAAGTGTGGCCTGATCTTTAAAAGCCCCCAGGGAATCTTGATCTTGCCTGGGTGGTTTTCAATCCTCGCTTGTACTAGGAATTCACTGGTGACAAAGGAATACAAGGGCACAACCTGCCTGCTGTTCCAGTCCAGTCTTCCCTATTCAGCCTgaacatgttttagaaaaattgttCAGTCTTATTGTTAGCTACCATTTCACCCATAAGagcccctggggcagggggctcaAGCAAGTCAAGAGATCCTATGACCTGCAGCTTTTGTGCCAAGAACACAAATATCTGTGATTTCCTTTTCTACTGTAAAAGTGACTGTTCAGTTATAAAAAATTGACtattagagaaaaggaaaaatataaatactaccTTTATTCAGTAAAAGATAACCACTGTTGCCATCTCAGTGTTTCCCCAGTCTTTCCTTAACCAAGGGTCAGGGATTTTGTTTCACCTGGTTAcatctttcttcatttaatatCATAAGAAGTTtccaagtttttacttttttttttttttaatgtttattttggagagagagacagaacatgagtgtgggaggggcacagacagggagacacagaatctgaagcaggctctaggctctaggctgtcagcatagagcccgacacggggcttgaacccaggaactgtgagatcatgacctgagctgacgtcagacgcttaaccgactgagccacccaggtacccagaagtttctaaattttaaaactctcttaATATACTTTTTCCACTTAGCACAGCTTAGTCATGTCCTATTATTGAAAACTTTCACTGCTCAGTTTTTCACTCTGATAAGCAGTGCTGCAAAAACATCCTTTTCATAAAGTATCATTCCATCATGGTTTTGGAGTCCTACACTATTTCTGTGGatgcatgaccttggacaagttgcttgATATCTGTAAGCCTTTCTCAATTTGTAAAGGAGTAATAATCCTATCTCACTGCATTGCGGTAAGATTAATGATCACAAAGTGCACAGTGTCTAATGTAAAATAATCACAATCACTCAATATAATGGTGACCACTACTGGAATTATTTAGAAAGAGTTTGCAGTTCTTGATACATATTGCCAAAATGTTATCCAAATGGGTTATAGCTATAGAAcacccatcagcaatgtatgagattCAAATTAATTTGCAAAGGTGTGAGAGGAACGAAACTGAATCACTGAAAACAATGGTCCTTGGTTGTGAGAATTTGTCTTAGTTGCCTCATTGGGCCTGATAGGGAAGCACCTTGACACAAAAATCTTTACTCATCTCATATAGTCCTTCACTAAACCACGCCCCAATACTAGCATCTATCAACATCCTCAACCATTTCTCTGTGATCTGTGATACTGTACCAATAACAGAACTCAAATGGATTGCAAAATCAAATCATAAATCTTACAAAATATTAAGTATGTTAAAGGAGAACTGCTTTGCCATGACCAAATCCATGATCAAAGGAGGATCTAGGCAAATTGCTCTATACCATCCCTGTGAGTTGGGCCCTGAGGGGGCTTCTAAGTATACTGCTAATCTACAAAGGCAATATAAAGGTGACTATTCTACTTGGAAGAATGTTATATCCTTCAGTACATTAAGAAGTTATCCACTCAGTGAGGAAAACTGATTAAAGTAGCTTTTTTAAGCTCCAGGAAGGAGTAAAATGCTAACTAAAAAGTATCTTAGAATTGTAACAGGGAAGTAAATTCAGTAGTTGCTCAGAATAGGGTTTAGAATTCAAACATCCCAACAATAAttacaatagacatttatttaaagttaataCATTTGCAGCTCAAATAGTTCCAAATTGTACATTTCGGGTTTACCcaatctcttaaaaatatctgAGGGCAGCTGCAATCACAGATTTCAACTCCATGATTATTTCTTTgcccattcttctctttcttttctttcccgaATAACTTCTTTCAGATATGGTTCAAGGtagaatttatcctaaagaatgaataaaagaaaaatattatatgccaATATCACACACTGATATATCCCTAACACTCAACAGGTCTTCGACAAAAGAAAtccatcaaaattaatttttatttctaacttaaaaaaatatatatattgaagcaGGCTAAAAACTGTCTGCTTTTCTAACATGTAAAAGCCCACAAAGATACTGTAATAAGTTGCTTTGATAGGTTATGAGAGGAAAGTCTGCCAGAGAAGAAGAGATGAGAGTACAAGCCTTTGCCTAGTTTCAATGCAGTTCAAGAGGAGGGTTTACTTCGGAGTCCTTCCTGGGAGCTAGAGGGCCACTCCATGGGCTGATCACATGCATATCACCAATTTTTTCATCTGAGCAGAAAGCAGAGTGTAGAGGGAGAACAATGGGCTGGAAGAGACAGGATCTGGATTCCAGCCCTGGATCTCTACATTAGAGACTTGCTTAGTGATTTTGGAACAGTCACGTCACCTCTAAGTCTCAAAGtgtttatctctaaaatggagctAACATTTGCCCTACTAACCTCACTGGACTGCCATGAGGATATTTCTTTGACATAACCTTAAGAACCCTAACTGTACAAATGaatgtgtttctctgtttctaaTGCTCAATCCTTGGAGGCCAACATTGTCAGATATGTAAAAGCTGTGCTACCTCCTCATATTTTGTCCACTGCTCTTTAGGCAAGATCTGGTGCCTCATGGTCAGGTCCAGTGCTCTCTTAATGCGAAACATCCTGTCATTGTAAAGGTTCTCAGGAAGCCTTCTTATGGCCTCTTTCACATCATCATTCTCATATATTGTATCATCTCGCATTAGTCCTATGATAAAAAACAAGAGAGTCAGATTGAACACACATCTCAAaaatcagacattaaaaaaaaaaaaacgggtaAATATGTTTATGACTTACAACTTAAGACTCAGgtgaaatatgtatgtatttcatacATAATAATGGGTTATTTCTTAAACAGTActatagaaacaaaataagagccttttaaaatacactgccacaaaactcattttctctgaaacaattttaaaaatatttaaaatatctactttatttttaaacacacatcAATAAACCACATGTCTATTTTCTTATGCTTTACATCTGAGATCAAGGTATTAAAGAATCTTAAGATGACAGTGTACTAAAGAACAAGTAACATTTAATGACACTTCCATCAAGCTTCaattaataaaaagatgaagTTCATGGCaaattatacaatttttaaaaagttcaggtATCAGATGATTGTAAAAATGCCAGAcaattttaacatttgaaaaatcgCTTACTTTCGAAGTTCCTATaacttaaattttcaaatgctaaGTGGAGGAGTTGGGAGAGGGAGTGTATAAGGAAAATGTACTGTTACCATATTTCAAGAACATAATTTATTTCCATCTCAAACATCTGAGATGATTCTATtactctcttctcaaaataataaaaaggaaatgacttaacaataaaatgtggcctaattttaaaattctctaatgTACACAGGTACAGTTAAACTGTTTTTGGGAATCTTAACTCTTGCAAAAGCACTACTCTCAgataaagcaaaacaagaaaaccgAAGAAGAAAACTCAGATACTCACCCAGTTTATTGAACCCTGCAGCATTGTAATACCATTTTCGAATACCCTCCAGCCACCGACTTGATGCTGCAACTGATATTGTCACACTGTTAGTTATGATTCACTTATTATACTGTATGAACATGTAGACAGGCAAACAACCAGTACTTTTATTACCTTGTTAGAGAATGCAAACATTGGGagcaatttccttttaaaatcgcATATCCTATATAGATAAAAACTGCTTATTGTATCTATGAGCAAAAGTGAtcacaggttaaaaaaaaggTGGGCAGCAAGTCATGGGAAAAAGGGTAAACTCAAGTATCTGATGTACAAAAGATCTATACAGAGGTACTTATTACCACTCCAGCCTCTCCATGTCAAGTGTCCCATCCTTTTATGTACCTGTTACATCAGAACTGAAGGGGTAGGATGTGGGAATGGTACTTGGAACTCCTCCACCTTTTGTAGTTTCAGAAATTACAGGAAGGAAGTGTAAACTTTTCAAAGGAGTTGGAGTTATATGAAAAGAAGATAAGACTTCAGGATAGGCTGGCAGGTCTCAATGACCCTCTTCCTCCAAAATCTTTATTCGACATTACCTTTACTTCACTTggctaccctctctctctgtatatctatatatctatatctatatctcccgaatatatatatatatttctgggaGGATTTTGATACCATTAGCCAGTCATTTAATATAGATTATGGTAGAAGCAGCCCACTTTCCTCCTCCCAAGTAGCTAATTTTCCAACAAGGAAATGGATGAGAAGAAATAGGTAGTGTTAAAGCCTAGCAGGACTGAGCCTGATGGGATAACCCAGTAGGGGCTAAGGGCAACATGATAGTGCCTGACGTATTCGTAGGAGAGAGGTGgtaagaaggggaggaagagcatgtttaaattttctttaatttttttttttttgacgtttatttatttttgagacagacagagacagagcatgaaggggggaggggcagagagagaaggagacacagaatcggaagcaggctccaggctctgagccatcagcccagagcctgacgcggggctcgaattcacggaccgcgagatcgtgacctgagctgaagtcggacgcttaaccgactgagccacccaggcgcccctaaattttcttttaaagttttgtctGCGGCTAGCCCCTCACTAAGGGACGAAAGCAAACTTCCCTTTTATTTCAATCCCTCCTTATCCCTACTCCTTAGTATATCATAGATTACACAACTTTGGTTAAGTCTCCTTGAAAATTAAGCACCATGTATAAAATTGCTTCTAGAAAAACAAGTGCCAAAAAGTCAACAATCTACAAACATACTTGTAGAGGACCAATTATCTGTAAACATATTTACCATTGATGGTGGTAATGATTAATATCCATTGATAGGCACTATCCTATCTGCTTTACCCACATTAGCTCCGTTTATTTACAACACACCTGTAGGTCTATCTAGTTCTCAAACACAGGATAGAGTGGAGTGCTTTCTACGTTTGTCAAACTATGAAACAATGAGTTCTTAAATGTCTCCCCGCCACCAAAAAGTTCAGTGTCATTTAAATTAATGGATTTTTCGGGCAACCTGATGTTTCCTAACAGCTTCACCATTGCTGGGGGCGAGGAGAAAGGgatcaatagtttttaaaagctacTCCAATGTATACCTCCAGAGGGCAGAGACTggcaaaaaatggtgctggggagGGAAAATCCTACTTGGTCCTCACGATCTGTTTTAAATACTCCGGTaatttctgtattctattccattaggtATGTTTGCGCCAGTGCCTACAGTAAATACAAATTTATCCAAACCTACAGATCGAGCTGCCGTCCCAAATAAACCAAGGTTAATCTCAAGTTTGGCTGTAACCTTACTTAGCTCAGCTGCCCCTAATTTCCGTTTGAGAAGCGTGAGGTTGGGAACCGAGTTTGCAGACCTATTTCCTCTGGCCACTCTGCCTTGGTTACCTGATCTGCAGAAAAGGGAAACTAGTACTAATCTCTCACGTCTCACTGGCAGGAGAATTTATCACACACGATAGGGCTTGACTCACGGCAAGCACTCGGTTCATTCTGGTTGAAAATCCTGCACTAATTATCTCCTTGTGCCCTTGAACTTTTTTAAGGTCGAGCGGAAGGACTGCCGAGCACGGGCAGCTGGCAAGGCGGGGCTGTGGAGCCACCGCGGGCACCTTCACCAGCAGCAGATCCACCTCCCGACCCTCCAGGTGAGCCCGGGAACAGCAAGGGGATGAGGGAAAAGGCGTCCTTTAGGCTAGAGCGGAGCCGCCACCTTCTCATCGCCGCCCACCTGGCCCCTTAGAGCAGAGGAAGCGGAGCAAATTGCTGCAAGAATAAAAGGTTGAGTGTGGCGATGCCTGGCAGGGTGGTCGCCAATAACTTACCCGCAGGCCGGCTCGCCATTTTGACCCGATACTGGAGCGTTGCCTGCTGGGTAAGTCCTGAAGGACGCGCTGGGCCCAATGCGCAGGCGCCTCCTGTCGCGTCACCAGGCGAGGAAGGACGCCCGCGCAGGCCCAGTTTTGGTGCCGACTTCGAGTGCCTGCTGGCGGCGCTCTTCCCCTTGGATCAGGCCGCTGTAGTAAGCCGGGCGTTTTGCGCACCCTGTTCCATTAAACATTTCATGTGACTAGGTGGGAAGAACATTA
Encoded here:
- the LOC122210787 gene encoding cytochrome b-c1 complex subunit 7 — translated: MASRPAVAASSRWLEGIRKWYYNAAGFNKLGLMRDDTIYENDDVKEAIRRLPENLYNDRMFRIKRALDLTMRHQILPKEQWTKYEEDKFYLEPYLKEVIRERKEREEWAKK